From the genome of Pseudomonas migulae:
CCGCCATGCCGTCTGCACGCATCAGCCAGTTGAGCAAGTCGGCCAGCTGTGCGTTGTCCAGCGCGGACTGCGACATGCCGGGAACACGCACCAGAAACTCGCGACCTCCCGGTACCTTCAGAAAGTTACCGACAAATCCTGCCATCCGTGGTGTGTCATTGGCGGGGGCGCCCATGCCATTGCCCAGGTGGCAACCGGCGCATTGCAATTGGTAGTTCACGCCAACGCTGTAGCCGGCCTGGGCAATCGGCTTCTGCAGCGCTTCGTTTCCCGGTGCATGACGCTGCGCCGGGTCGGGAATGGCCCGGGCGTGCACGAGCGGGGAAGCCATGACGCAGGCGAGGCCGAGGAATAGCAACTGACGCATGACAGGCACCTTGTGTTGATTGCCGGTAACAACAAATAAAAAAACAAACGACAAACCGAAAAAAAACCGCCGATTGCGCGAACAATCGACGGCAACTGCGCGTTAAACCGCCACGCCACGAATGACCGAAACGGTGCAGTGATAGATGTGCGATTTGGCAGCCAGGCACCAGTTCACATCGTTGTTGTTGAACGGACGATAGGCCGGTTCTTCACTGTCGTTACGGGTGCAGGCGCACTGGGCGCAGCTTTGCTTGCCGCAGCAATCATTGTACGAAATGATGTAGTCCTTGCCGTCGGCCGGATTGCGGCACGTGCCGATCCAGGTGACTTGCGACGCTTCGGTGCCCGGCGGGCAGGACGTCACCGACCCCCCGCAGCAACTGCACAGAAAACCGTCGATCGAGCAGTAGCGCCAGTAGTCGCAGCTGTTCGGATCGCCCGGGTCACCGGCCTTCGGATTGTCGGCGGCCAGGGCCTTGCTGGTGCGGTCCAGCGGCAACAGCAGGGGCAGCGCGGCGCCCGCGACCATCAGGGAACCCATGCGCGCCAGCAGTTTGCGACGTGAGGTGGTGTCGGCCACTCGACGGGTCGAGCGCTCGAACAACAGATCCAGCAGTTTCATAAAAGTCTCCCTGCCTTAATCAGTGGCTATGGCCGTGGCTGTGATCGTGTGCGTGCGGCTGGCTGTTCAGGTATTCCTGCAGCGTGGCGCTTTTCAGGTGCTCGACTTCGAACAGGCTGTCCAGGTGCTCGCGAGAATTGACCAGGCCTTTGGCGCGCAAGGTGCCGGTCTTATCGATCAGGGCGGCGTACGGCAGCTTGCCGATCTGATAGGTCATGCCGACTTCCGGCCCGACCACATACGTGGCGTCTTCCAGTTTGTGTTCGCGGATCAGCGCTTGCTGGGCGTCCATGTCGCCGTCGCTGATGAACACCACGTCGAGGCGATTCGCCTGTTCCCTGGCAATGGATTTGATCGCCGGCAGCAGGGATTTGCAGATCGGGCACGTCGGCGAAAGGAAAAACAGCAGTTGGGATTTTTCACCGGCATAGCCGAAGTTGACCGGGCGACCGTGACGGTCGGAAGCGGTGACTTGTGGTGCGGCTTCGTTGACCGCCACGCCTTTGTCGACCATCAGCGCACCGGCCGGCGCCAGACGCCCGTGCAGCACACCAATCTGCCGGACCAGGCCCATGACGACAAACGCCACGGCCACCAGCAGTACCCAGAGCAGAACGTTGGAAACGATTAAGCCTTCCATTGATCACCTACCAATCAGTTTGAGCAGAAGAGGGGAGTTCGCCAGCAAGCCATCGGCTGCGGCGTAAATCAGCAGCGCGACGGCGCTGGCGGCGACGGTGACGAAGCCGTCGAAAACACCCAGGTCACGGGCGACCGGCAACACGCTGGCCAGCAGCGCCAGACCCACCAGCGCGCTGTTGCGCAGCAGCAGGACCGGACGCAATGGCTGCGCCTGGTCCGGGCCGGCACAACCGCAGTCGATGTCGCGACGACCGCGCCACAGGTTGATGCCGATGGCCGCGGCGTACAGCGCGATCAGGCTGGCGGCACTGAGCGCCGCCCACGAACGACAGGCCGGCACCAGCAGTGCAAAGGCAATCGCCAGTTCAACCACCGGAATGACTCGGGCGATGGGGCGCACGACCGCGTCGGGCAGCAGTTGGTAGTCGGCCAGTTGCCTGGCAAAACGTGCCGGCGCACGCAACTTGTGCGTCGCGGCGCTGGCCAGCAACACCGCAATGGCGAGTGCGCTGGCAATGATGAAGATCGGATCGATGTGCATGGCCGAACCTCGTTTAGTAGCTCATGACCTGAGTCGCGGTTTTGGCGACTTTCGGCATGCTGCCGGTGAGCTTGTTGGTCTTGAGGTCGAAAATCTGCAAGCCGCCTTCGACGTCGGTGCCGAGCAGCAGCGGCTTATCGTCGCCGGTGGCTTGCATGCTCCAGACCGGCACCGGCGCTTCCAGGGTCGCCACCTTCTTGTGGGTTTTCAGATCGAATGCCCAGATCAGCGGGCTTGGGTCTTCCCACTTCATGGGTTCGTGCGCGTCGTGCATCAGCACGTACAAACGGTTCAGCTTCGGCGCGACGGCCATCAGCTGCCAGCCACCGGGGGCCCAGCCGGCTTTCTTTTCCTCGTCGCTGGTCAGTGACCACGACGGCAGGATTTTCGGCGCGTCGGCAGAGAAATCCACCGGACGCACGGTGCCCGTGGTGGTGGTGAAGTAATAGGTGTCGCCGATGTTCACCGCGCGCTCATTGAGCTTTTCCGCGTTGGGGTCGAAGAACGGCGTGCGGCTGCGCGCGGCTTCCTGGCCCTGGTCGTTGAGCGTGATCACCTGCAAGCTGCCGTCGCCGCACAGCGAGGCGAAGCGGCGGTTGCCGATCGGGTAGTTGAGGACGCAACCCGGAATCGCCAGTTCAGCGGCGACGGATTTGGCCTGGGTGTCGACCACGGTCACCGACGTCGACGGCGTGAAGTTGTAGACGTAGACGAAGCGATCATCGCCGCTGGTCTTCAAGCCGTAGCGCTGGGTCAACGATTCGGCGCGCTTGGTTGGAATCAACAGTTCCCAGGCCGGCGACAGGGTCGAACTGTCCCAGGCGGTCAACACATCCGTGCGTGTGCCGCGGGTACCACGGGAGTAGAAGATGTCGGCGCTGTAGAGGGTTTTCTGATCGTGGCTGAGCGTCGAAGGCGCGGCAAAACCGGTGGGTACCATGCCGAGGACGCGTTTTTTGTCGGGGTCGACCACGGTGACGCGGCCCGCCACGAAGCTTTCGAATTCGACGTCGACGATGAACGCGCGATGGACTTCCGGTGGAAATGCCAGAACGGTCTGGCCGATCGTGTCAGCGGGCAGATCCGCGCTGGCATTGTTCAAACCCAGTACCAGCAGGCTGAGACTCAGCGCTGACTGTACGGTGATCCTGGTGGCTCGCATTAGGGGGAACTCCCTGAATTATTGTTCACGCAAATCGCGGGTGCATTGGCAGATTTTTGCAGTTCGATTCTGCCTCGCCGGCCGAGGGGGTGAATTGCTGTGGCTGCCAAGTGTTTGTGTGTCTGTGCCAGTCTCAAGAAACAGGCCGCACACGCCACGATTACGGGCAAAAACCAGCCCTGTAGGAGCACGGCTTGCCGGCGAAGGCGTCAGTGAGGACGCCTTCGCCGGCAAGCCGTGCTCCTACGAAAGGCGGTTTACATCAGGAAGGATTTGCGAGGGGGAGGGAGAAGGTGAACACGGCGCCACAGGGCTCGAGGTTTTGCGCCCAGATATCGCCACGGTGGCGGCCGATGATGTTCTTGCACAGCGCCAGACCGATGCCGTTGCCGCTGACCTTGGAGGAAAAGAAGCCGTCGAACAGCTTCTCTTGCGCCTGGGCCTGAATACCGCGACCGCAGTCCTCGATGCGCACCAGCGCCACCTGGTTTTCAGCGCTGGCCTGAATCCGCAGCACTCGCCGTTCCACCGGCAAGTCGCTCATTTCTTCAATGGCATTGAACGCCAGATTGAGGATGACCTGACCGATCAACACTTTCTCACAGCTCACCATCAGCGGCGCCGGGCTGGTGACGATGTCGACGCGGACCAGGCTCGGGTCGGCGCGCAGGCTGATGAAATAACGGGTTTCACGCAGCAACGCATTGAGGTCGATCAGCTCTTCGCTTTGCTCCAGCTTGACCACGTAATCGCGCACGCTCTTGATGATCAATGAGGCATGCTCGATTTGCCGTACGGCGTTTTGCAAACCCCAGGCGACGCCCTGATCGGTGGCTTGCTCTTTGTTCAGGCGAATCACCG
Proteins encoded in this window:
- a CDS encoding cytochrome c, yielding MRQLLFLGLACVMASPLVHARAIPDPAQRHAPGNEALQKPIAQAGYSVGVNYQLQCAGCHLGNGMGAPANDTPRMAGFVGNFLKVPGGREFLVRVPGMSQSALDNAQLADLLNWLMRADGMAGKSTPADYQPYSAEEVAALRAKTMLNLPGTRAELIKQMRAQGIAIEDGMNN
- a CDS encoding methylamine dehydrogenase light chain, which codes for MKLLDLLFERSTRRVADTTSRRKLLARMGSLMVAGAALPLLLPLDRTSKALAADNPKAGDPGDPNSCDYWRYCSIDGFLCSCCGGSVTSCPPGTEASQVTWIGTCRNPADGKDYIISYNDCCGKQSCAQCACTRNDSEEPAYRPFNNNDVNWCLAAKSHIYHCTVSVIRGVAV
- the mauD gene encoding methylamine dehydrogenase accessory protein MauD; this translates as MEGLIVSNVLLWVLLVAVAFVVMGLVRQIGVLHGRLAPAGALMVDKGVAVNEAAPQVTASDRHGRPVNFGYAGEKSQLLFFLSPTCPICKSLLPAIKSIAREQANRLDVVFISDGDMDAQQALIREHKLEDATYVVGPEVGMTYQIGKLPYAALIDKTGTLRAKGLVNSREHLDSLFEVEHLKSATLQEYLNSQPHAHDHSHGHSH
- a CDS encoding MauE/DoxX family redox-associated membrane protein; its protein translation is MHIDPIFIIASALAIAVLLASAATHKLRAPARFARQLADYQLLPDAVVRPIARVIPVVELAIAFALLVPACRSWAALSAASLIALYAAAIGINLWRGRRDIDCGCAGPDQAQPLRPVLLLRNSALVGLALLASVLPVARDLGVFDGFVTVAASAVALLIYAAADGLLANSPLLLKLIGR
- a CDS encoding amine dehydrogenase large subunit is translated as MRATRITVQSALSLSLLVLGLNNASADLPADTIGQTVLAFPPEVHRAFIVDVEFESFVAGRVTVVDPDKKRVLGMVPTGFAAPSTLSHDQKTLYSADIFYSRGTRGTRTDVLTAWDSSTLSPAWELLIPTKRAESLTQRYGLKTSGDDRFVYVYNFTPSTSVTVVDTQAKSVAAELAIPGCVLNYPIGNRRFASLCGDGSLQVITLNDQGQEAARSRTPFFDPNAEKLNERAVNIGDTYYFTTTTGTVRPVDFSADAPKILPSWSLTSDEEKKAGWAPGGWQLMAVAPKLNRLYVLMHDAHEPMKWEDPSPLIWAFDLKTHKKVATLEAPVPVWSMQATGDDKPLLLGTDVEGGLQIFDLKTNKLTGSMPKVAKTATQVMSY